The genomic interval TCATTGCTATATGCTCACCTATCCCCCTGCTTGCGCCGGTGATAAGGGCTATTTTGTTTTTCAATGAAAAAGCATTCATCATGCTTGAAATCTCCTTATTTTGCGGATCAAGTCTCTTGGCCCTTGGCTGATGCCTGGGGAAAGGGCCAAGAGACTTAAGATCCGCGCATGACTATCGTTAAATGCAACTTATTTGTTTTTAGAGCTGTCAGTATGTATGCTGTCGTTCACTTCATTGATTATATTGCTCTGCTGCTCGACAAATACTCGGCTTATATCCTCAATACCAGATGGCATCTGGTCACCTACTTTTTCCACTGCGTTAGCTTTATCAAATTTTTCATTCTTATTTGATTCAGTCATTTTTTCTTTATTCTCCCAATGAAAAACATGATTAAACTTTAAGACATTCCTGCAAGCCTTTTCACCATATCCTTCCTCGCTTTGATGTCATACTGGGAGGTAATGGCTATCTGCTCCATAATTGGAGATCCACCGCCGTGGAAGCTTGCGTAGTTCATACTGCCTGCAATTGCAGATACTGTCATGTCACTGAAATACAGCCAGAATTTGATCTGATCTTCGACAGGCATTTTTGAATTGCGTTTGAGATACTTATCAACGTATGCCTTGGTTTCAGGATTCACAAGATCCTGTTCATAAGGGAAGGTCGCAGGAACACCGCCAGCTATGTCACAAAGAATTTCCTGCTCATGGAAAACTGCTTCTCCAGTAAGACAGCGGCCCACATTGCAATAAATCGAATTTGGAATATATGATCCAGGGCCGAAAGGAACCTGTCCGAAACCCGGAATATTTACTTCAGGCTTGCTTAAGGCAGAAGCTGTATAACCAGCAGCGTATCCGAGTTCAGCAATCTGGATTATGCTTGCAAGTTTTTCTTTTACGTGAGGAGTCTTTTCGATCCCGTTAACCTCTGCTGCAAGCGCCGCAAGACCAATTGCCACGTCACCTATTGCCGGTTTGCATCCTGAATAGCTGTGACGGTGAAAAAGAGCAAAAAGAAGGGCTGCAAGTCCGCCGTGCTGATGTTCTCCGCAAAGGAAAACTCGATCCCAAGGAACAAAAACTTTGTCAAAGATTACATATGAGTCAACCGCACCAAAATCGAATCCGCGCTTGAAATGCTTTCTTCTGTTCATGTTGTGGGGATGGACTATCTGTGTAACTCCATCATAGTCAGATGGCACTGCGAAGGCCACAGCATAGTCTTTTTCATCTGCTGTCATCGCACGTGTCGGAACAACCATGATTTCATCTGCAACTGAAGCCTGGGTTATATGAACCTTGCAACCTGTTACAACAATACCGTCACTCTTTCTTTCAACAACGCGAAGATACTGATCAGGATCAGGCTGCTGGGAAGGACGGAGCATACGCTCACCTTTTGTGTCAGTCTGGGCACAGGCGAGGACATAGTCGTTCTTCTGGAAATTATCGAGCCACTTGAGGAAATTCTTGTAATACTCGGTATTACCGTTGTTAACCTTGTCAGCTTCAAAAGCTATGGAGTTAACTGCGTTTGTGGCGTCAGCACCCATGCAGCGTCCTATGCAGTATCCGACATGACGGCAAAGCATTCTGGTCATGTCCTGCTTTTTATGAAGATCCTGTGGATTCTGGTGGATATGGCAGAAACGGTTAATGGTTTCGCCGCTCAGGTGCGATTTTGCTGTGCAAAGATCAGCTGTAGCAGGGTCGGCTGCTGCCTCAAAGGTGTGGCCGAGAACATTCAGCGTCATTTCAAGATCTTCGTGGTCACGGCTGATTCTTTCGCCTTTGCAGAAGATATTTCTTCTAAGCTTCATTACACTGTCTATATACTGTTGTTTCGTTCTCATGGCAGATTCCTTATTAATGGCTTATGTTAAACAAAATGATCAGTTAAGTTTACGACCGTCGAATCCTGTGCTTAACGAGGATTGTTC from Desulforegula conservatrix Mb1Pa carries:
- a CDS encoding 4-hydroxyphenylacetate 3-hydroxylase family protein translates to MRTKQQYIDSVMKLRRNIFCKGERISRDHEDLEMTLNVLGHTFEAAADPATADLCTAKSHLSGETINRFCHIHQNPQDLHKKQDMTRMLCRHVGYCIGRCMGADATNAVNSIAFEADKVNNGNTEYYKNFLKWLDNFQKNDYVLACAQTDTKGERMLRPSQQPDPDQYLRVVERKSDGIVVTGCKVHITQASVADEIMVVPTRAMTADEKDYAVAFAVPSDYDGVTQIVHPHNMNRRKHFKRGFDFGAVDSYVIFDKVFVPWDRVFLCGEHQHGGLAALLFALFHRHSYSGCKPAIGDVAIGLAALAAEVNGIEKTPHVKEKLASIIQIAELGYAAGYTASALSKPEVNIPGFGQVPFGPGSYIPNSIYCNVGRCLTGEAVFHEQEILCDIAGGVPATFPYEQDLVNPETKAYVDKYLKRNSKMPVEDQIKFWLYFSDMTVSAIAGSMNYASFHGGGSPIMEQIAITSQYDIKARKDMVKRLAGMS